One Tabrizicola piscis genomic region harbors:
- a CDS encoding EF-hand domain-containing protein codes for MKRSTKFALATVAALGVAAVAVPVVAQQGQMQHDGMMDGGMGMMGQHGGMMGGAMGMMAGGQSYAMATFDTNKDGTLSPEEMTAGIQAEIKTYDTDANGTLSLEEFAVMHAAHTRPMTVRAFQMHDADGDAQVTEAEMAAMADMMQSHMGGQEGNMPGMGHGMMDND; via the coding sequence ATGAAACGTTCGACAAAATTCGCCCTCGCTACCGTTGCCGCCCTTGGCGTGGCCGCTGTCGCCGTACCGGTCGTCGCCCAGCAGGGTCAGATGCAGCATGATGGCATGATGGACGGAGGCATGGGCATGATGGGCCAGCATGGCGGTATGATGGGTGGCGCCATGGGAATGATGGCCGGCGGCCAGAGCTATGCGATGGCCACATTCGATACCAACAAAGACGGCACGCTCAGCCCCGAGGAAATGACAGCCGGAATTCAGGCTGAAATCAAGACCTACGACACCGACGCCAACGGTACTTTGTCGCTGGAGGAATTCGCGGTGATGCATGCGGCCCATACCCGACCAATGACCGTGCGTGCCTTCCAGATGCATGACGCCGATGGGGATGCGCAAGTGACGGAGGCTGAAATGGCCGCCATGGCAGACATGATGCAAAGCCACATGGGCGGGCAGGAGGGCAACATGCCGGGCATGGGTCATGGGATGATGGACAACGACTGA
- a CDS encoding DUF302 domain-containing protein: protein MDYTINRLITGADFDVVDARTRAALSENGFGVLTEIDVKATMKKKLDVDMPAYRIFGACNPKMALEAIGMEPRVGAMLPCNVILREVKDGVEVSAIDPVASMQAIDNPALHAVAGQVRDLLAKVVAAI, encoded by the coding sequence ATGGACTATACGATCAACCGCCTGATCACAGGTGCTGATTTTGACGTGGTCGACGCCAGAACCCGTGCCGCGCTGTCCGAAAACGGCTTTGGTGTACTGACCGAAATCGACGTCAAGGCAACGATGAAAAAGAAGCTGGACGTGGATATGCCAGCCTACCGCATTTTTGGGGCATGCAACCCGAAGATGGCACTGGAAGCCATCGGGATGGAACCGCGCGTCGGTGCCATGCTGCCCTGCAACGTTATCCTGCGCGAGGTCAAAGACGGTGTCGAGGTGAGTGCTATTGATCCGGTGGCGTCGATGCAGGCCATCGACAATCCCGCCTTGCATGCTGTCGCTGGTCAGGTGCGCGACCTACTGGCCAAAGTTGTTGCGGCAATTTGA